One Primulina tabacum isolate GXHZ01 chromosome 10, ASM2559414v2, whole genome shotgun sequence DNA segment encodes these proteins:
- the LOC142505954 gene encoding uncharacterized protein LOC142505954: MKICSWNIREGGSARRKELVRTVIRKENPDIVVVLETKNIAVDRRFVASLWKSRFVDWVAEVRSGGILVMWDPRVVLVSVNLIGNFSVCIEIRWKDETNWWFTSVYGPCNPRDRDLFWDELAGLCSICGDKWCVGGEFNVIRNLSEKMNSTSYTTSMYCFDNLIEEMGLHDPPLLNAKFTWSNFRANPICCRLDRFLISGGWKDIFPSFRQTVLPRITSNHYPIVLDTTNLKWGPTPFIFENVRLMHNKFKQSVAAWWNTGNTQG, encoded by the coding sequence ATGAAGATTTGCTCTTGGAATATTAGGGAGGGAGGGTCGGCGAGAAGGAAGGAATTAGTGCGTACGGTTATACGCAAGGAAAACCCGGACATTGTGGTGGTTCTAGAGACTAAGAACATTGCAGTGGATCGTCGCTTCGTTGCAAGTTTATGGAAATCAAGATTCGTGGATTGGGTAGCGGAAGTAAGATCAGGAGGTATTCTAGTGATGTGGGATCCAAGAGTGGTCTTGGTTAGTGTCAATCTGATTGGGAATTTTTCGGTGTGTATAGAAATCCGGTGGAAAGATGAGACTAATTGGTGGTTCACATCTGTTTACGGCCCATGCAATCCAAGGGATAGAGATTTATTTTGGGATGAACTAGCAGGTTTGTGCTCCATTTGTGGGGACAAGTGGTGCGTCGGAGGAGAGTTTAACGTGATTAGAAACTTGAGTGAAAAGATGAATAGCACCTCTTATACCACAAGTATGTACTGCTTTGATAATCTGATCGAGGAAATGGGTCTACACGACCCTCCTTTACTAAATGCAAAGTTCACTTGGTCAAACTTCAGGGCCAACCCGATATGTTGCAGATTAGACAGGTTCCTTATCTCAGGGGGTTGGAAGGACATTTTCCCCTCGTTCAGACAGACAGTGCTGCCTAGAATTACTTCGAATCATTACCCGATTGTATTGGACACTACGAATTTGAAATGGGGTCCAACTCCGTTCATATTCGAGAATGTTAGGTTGATGCACAATAAGTTTAAACAGTCAGTCGCAGCGTGGTGGAACACTGGGAACACTCAGGGGTGA
- the LOC142505519 gene encoding thiosulfate sulfurtransferase 18-like has product MDMKKCSNAEIITVDVHAARNLLNSGYLYLDVRTEEEFQKGHVENAINIPYMFSTPNGRVKNQNFMDQVLSTHAREDLLLVGCQSGVRSVYATTDLLDAGFKHAYNMGGGYIEWVKSSFEAKKPTTLNPPSIPEEHPIKKLNMNPPPMVPNESIGQSSLTLKI; this is encoded by the exons ATGGATATGAAGAAATG TTCAAATGCAGAGATTATCACTGTCGATGTGCATGCCGCAAGAAATCTTCTAAATTCAGGCTACCTCTATCTTGATGTCAG GACTGAGGAAGAATTCCAAAAAGGTCATGTGGAGAATGCCATCAACATTCCATACATGTTTAGTACCCCAAATG GAAGGGTGAAAAATCAGAATTTTATGGATCAAGTTTTGTCCACACATGCCAGGGAAGATCTGCTTCTTGTG GGTTGCCAAAGTGGGGTGAGGTCTGTGTATGCCACCACCGATCTTCTTGATGCT GGATtcaaacatgcatataacatgGGAGGGGGATATATTGAGTGGGTGAAGAGCAGTTTTGAGGCTAAGAAGCCAACAACTTTAAACCCACCCTCTATTCCGGAAGAGCATCCCATCAAGAAGCTAAATATGAACCCTCCTCCCATGGTTCCGAACGAGTCGATCGGGCAGTCTTCTTTGACCTTGAAGATCTGA